A window from Lampris incognitus isolate fLamInc1 chromosome 5, fLamInc1.hap2, whole genome shotgun sequence encodes these proteins:
- the LOC130112272 gene encoding atlastin-2-like isoform X3 has product MAESRTKRRNQAEQNCWKSNVNEGGCGFDSITSEMRPDEEEEVGVARPVQIVVAHEEDHSFSLDEEALERVLLQENIRDLNVVVVSVAGAFRKGKSFLLDFMLRFMYNQSASCWMGGDEEPLTGFTWRGGCERETTGILAWSDVFVVEKPNGCKVAVLLIDTQGAFDSQSTIKDCATLFALSTMTSSVQVYNLSQNVQEDDLQHLQLFTEYGRLAMEEVYEKPFQTLMFLIRDWSYPYEHPYGLQGGHSFLEKRLQVKQNQHEELQNVRQHIHSCFSNISCFLLPHPGLKVATNPQFDGRIRDIDEEFKKELVNLVPTLLAPENLVEKEIGGVKVTCRDLLHYFKAYMKIYQGEELPHPKSMLQATAEANNLAAVAGAKDIYNKSMEQLCGGDKPYVSPSELECRHVELRQASVRHFRTIKKMGGEEFCQRYQEQLEAELDDMYANFTKHNHGKNIFFAARTPAILFAVMFVMYVVSLVTGFVGISSVATLCNFVMGVALASLCTWAYVKYSGEFRELGGVIDRVAETLWEQVFSKLFEVARSRVPLGGLVPTSRHTPASNNNIKKKN; this is encoded by the exons ATGGCGGAGAGCAGAACGAAGCGTCGGAACCAAGCTGAGCAGAACTGCTGGAAGAGCAACGTTAATGAAG GTGGTTGTGGGTTCGATTCCATCACATCAGAGATGAGGCCCGACGAAGAGGAGGAAGTGGGTGTGGCCAGGCCGGTGCAGATTGTGGTGGCCCATGAGGAAGACCACAGCTTCTCCCTGGATGAGGAGGCATTGGAGAGGGTGCTCctccaggagaacatcagagACCTGAATGTGGTGGTGGTCTCAGTGGCCGGAGCCTTCCGGAAGGGCAAGTCTTTCCTGCTGGACTTCATGCTGCGCTTCATGTACAACcag TCTGCCAGCTGTTGGATGGGTGGGGATGAAGAGCCTCTGACTGGTTTCACATGGCGGGGAGGTTGTGAGCGGGAGACAACAGGGATTCTGGCCTGGAGCGACGTGTTTGTAGTGGAGAAACCAAACGGCTGCAAG GTTGCAGTTCTCCTAATTGACACCCAGGGGGCGTTTGACAGCCAGTCCACCATCAAAGACTGTGCCACGCTGTTTGCTTTAAGCACGATGACCAGCTCCGTCCAG GTGTACAATCTCTCTCAGAACGTCCAGGAAGATGacctccagcacctccag CTCTTCACAGAGTATGGGAGACTGGCCATGGAAGAGGTTTACGAGAAACCTTTTCAG accctgatgtTCCTGATCCGAGACTGGAGTTATCCCTATGAACATCCCTACGGCCTGCAGGGAGGACACAGCTTTCTGGAGAAACGACTACAG gtgaAGCAGAACCAACACGAGGAGCTGCAGAACGTCAGACAGCACATTCACTCCTGTTTCTCCAACATCAGCTGCTTCCTTCTGCCGCACCCCGGCCTCAAGGTTGCCACCAACCCCCAGTTTGATGGCCGCATCCGAG ATATTGACGAAGAGTTTAAAAAGGAGCTGGTGAATCTGGTTCCTACACTGCTCGCTCCAGAGAACCTGGTGGAAAAGGAGATCGGAGGAGTGAAAGTCACCTGCCGAGACCTCCTTCATTATTTCAAA GCCTACATGAAGATCTACCAAGGGGAGGAGCTTCCACACCCAAAGTCAATGTTACAG GCAACAGCTGAAGCCAATAACCTGGCAGCTGTGGCTGGAGCCAAAGACATCTACAACAAGAGCATGGAGCAG CTCTGCGGCGGAGACAAACCCTATGTCTCACCGTCCGAGCTGGAGTGCCGACACGTTGAGCTGCGGCAGGCATCCGTCCGACACTTCCGCACCATAAAGAAGATGGGCGGCGAGGAATTCTGCCAGCGTtaccaggagcagctggaggCAGAGCTCGACGACATGTACGCCAACTTCACTAAGCACAACCATGGCAAGAACATCTTCTTCGCCGCGCGCACGCCCGCCATCCTGTTCGCCGTGATGTTCGTCATGTACGTGGTGTCGCTGGTGACAGGCTTCGTGGGGATCAGCTCGGTGGCGACGCTGTGTAACTTCGTGATGGGCGTGGCCTTGGCCTCCCTTTGCACCTGGGCCTACGTCAAATACTCTGGCGAGTTCCGTGAGCTGGGTGGAGTCATCGACCGGGTGGCTGAGACCCtctgggaacag gtgttctccaagctgttCGAGGTGGCACGCAGTCGAGTCCCGTTGGGCGGTCTGGTTCCGACGAGTCGACACACGCCGGCCTCCAACAACAACATCAAGAAGAAGAACTAA
- the LOC130112272 gene encoding atlastin-2-like isoform X2 has protein sequence MAESRTKRRNQAEQNCWKSNVNEGGCGFDSITSEMRPDEEEEVGVARPVQIVVAHEEDHSFSLDEEALERVLLQENIRDLNVVVVSVAGAFRKGKSFLLDFMLRFMYNQSASCWMGGDEEPLTGFTWRGGCERETTGILAWSDVFVVEKPNGCKVAVLLIDTQGAFDSQSTIKDCATLFALSTMTSSVQVYNLSQNVQEDDLQHLQLFTEYGRLAMEEVYEKPFQTLMFLIRDWSYPYEHPYGLQGGHSFLEKRLQVKQNQHEELQNVRQHIHSCFSNISCFLLPHPGLKVATNPQFDGRIRDIDEEFKKELVNLVPTLLAPENLVEKEIGGVKVTCRDLLHYFKAYMKIYQGEELPHPKSMLQATAEANNLAAVAGAKDIYNKSMEQLCGGDKPYVSPSELECRHVELRQASVRHFRTIKKMGGEEFCQRYQEQLEAELDDMYANFTKHNHGKNIFFAARTPAILFAVMFVMYVVSLVTGFVGISSVATLCNFVMGVALASLCTWAYVKYSGEFRELGGVIDRVAETLWEQTPRKVFSKLFEVARSRVPLGGLVPTSRHTPASNNNIKKKN, from the exons ATGGCGGAGAGCAGAACGAAGCGTCGGAACCAAGCTGAGCAGAACTGCTGGAAGAGCAACGTTAATGAAG GTGGTTGTGGGTTCGATTCCATCACATCAGAGATGAGGCCCGACGAAGAGGAGGAAGTGGGTGTGGCCAGGCCGGTGCAGATTGTGGTGGCCCATGAGGAAGACCACAGCTTCTCCCTGGATGAGGAGGCATTGGAGAGGGTGCTCctccaggagaacatcagagACCTGAATGTGGTGGTGGTCTCAGTGGCCGGAGCCTTCCGGAAGGGCAAGTCTTTCCTGCTGGACTTCATGCTGCGCTTCATGTACAACcag TCTGCCAGCTGTTGGATGGGTGGGGATGAAGAGCCTCTGACTGGTTTCACATGGCGGGGAGGTTGTGAGCGGGAGACAACAGGGATTCTGGCCTGGAGCGACGTGTTTGTAGTGGAGAAACCAAACGGCTGCAAG GTTGCAGTTCTCCTAATTGACACCCAGGGGGCGTTTGACAGCCAGTCCACCATCAAAGACTGTGCCACGCTGTTTGCTTTAAGCACGATGACCAGCTCCGTCCAG GTGTACAATCTCTCTCAGAACGTCCAGGAAGATGacctccagcacctccag CTCTTCACAGAGTATGGGAGACTGGCCATGGAAGAGGTTTACGAGAAACCTTTTCAG accctgatgtTCCTGATCCGAGACTGGAGTTATCCCTATGAACATCCCTACGGCCTGCAGGGAGGACACAGCTTTCTGGAGAAACGACTACAG gtgaAGCAGAACCAACACGAGGAGCTGCAGAACGTCAGACAGCACATTCACTCCTGTTTCTCCAACATCAGCTGCTTCCTTCTGCCGCACCCCGGCCTCAAGGTTGCCACCAACCCCCAGTTTGATGGCCGCATCCGAG ATATTGACGAAGAGTTTAAAAAGGAGCTGGTGAATCTGGTTCCTACACTGCTCGCTCCAGAGAACCTGGTGGAAAAGGAGATCGGAGGAGTGAAAGTCACCTGCCGAGACCTCCTTCATTATTTCAAA GCCTACATGAAGATCTACCAAGGGGAGGAGCTTCCACACCCAAAGTCAATGTTACAG GCAACAGCTGAAGCCAATAACCTGGCAGCTGTGGCTGGAGCCAAAGACATCTACAACAAGAGCATGGAGCAG CTCTGCGGCGGAGACAAACCCTATGTCTCACCGTCCGAGCTGGAGTGCCGACACGTTGAGCTGCGGCAGGCATCCGTCCGACACTTCCGCACCATAAAGAAGATGGGCGGCGAGGAATTCTGCCAGCGTtaccaggagcagctggaggCAGAGCTCGACGACATGTACGCCAACTTCACTAAGCACAACCATGGCAAGAACATCTTCTTCGCCGCGCGCACGCCCGCCATCCTGTTCGCCGTGATGTTCGTCATGTACGTGGTGTCGCTGGTGACAGGCTTCGTGGGGATCAGCTCGGTGGCGACGCTGTGTAACTTCGTGATGGGCGTGGCCTTGGCCTCCCTTTGCACCTGGGCCTACGTCAAATACTCTGGCGAGTTCCGTGAGCTGGGTGGAGTCATCGACCGGGTGGCTGAGACCCtctgggaacag ACTCCGCGTAAG gtgttctccaagctgttCGAGGTGGCACGCAGTCGAGTCCCGTTGGGCGGTCTGGTTCCGACGAGTCGACACACGCCGGCCTCCAACAACAACATCAAGAAGAAGAACTAA
- the LOC130112272 gene encoding atlastin-2-like isoform X1 has product MAESRTKRRNQAEQNCWKSNVNEGGCGFDSITSEMRPDEEEEVGVARPVQIVVAHEEDHSFSLDEEALERVLLQENIRDLNVVVVSVAGAFRKGKSFLLDFMLRFMYNQSASCWMGGDEEPLTGFTWRGGCERETTGILAWSDVFVVEKPNGCKVAVLLIDTQGAFDSQSTIKDCATLFALSTMTSSVQVYNLSQNVQEDDLQHLQLFTEYGRLAMEEVYEKPFQTLMFLIRDWSYPYEHPYGLQGGHSFLEKRLQVKQNQHEELQNVRQHIHSCFSNISCFLLPHPGLKVATNPQFDGRIRDIDEEFKKELVNLVPTLLAPENLVEKEIGGVKVTCRDLLHYFKAYMKIYQGEELPHPKSMLQATAEANNLAAVAGAKDIYNKSMEQLCGGDKPYVSPSELECRHVELRQASVRHFRTIKKMGGEEFCQRYQEQLEAELDDMYANFTKHNHGKNIFFAARTPAILFAVMFVMYVVSLVTGFVGISSVATLCNFVMGVALASLCTWAYVKYSGEFRELGGVIDRVAETLWEQKTPRKVFSKLFEVARSRVPLGGLVPTSRHTPASNNNIKKKN; this is encoded by the exons ATGGCGGAGAGCAGAACGAAGCGTCGGAACCAAGCTGAGCAGAACTGCTGGAAGAGCAACGTTAATGAAG GTGGTTGTGGGTTCGATTCCATCACATCAGAGATGAGGCCCGACGAAGAGGAGGAAGTGGGTGTGGCCAGGCCGGTGCAGATTGTGGTGGCCCATGAGGAAGACCACAGCTTCTCCCTGGATGAGGAGGCATTGGAGAGGGTGCTCctccaggagaacatcagagACCTGAATGTGGTGGTGGTCTCAGTGGCCGGAGCCTTCCGGAAGGGCAAGTCTTTCCTGCTGGACTTCATGCTGCGCTTCATGTACAACcag TCTGCCAGCTGTTGGATGGGTGGGGATGAAGAGCCTCTGACTGGTTTCACATGGCGGGGAGGTTGTGAGCGGGAGACAACAGGGATTCTGGCCTGGAGCGACGTGTTTGTAGTGGAGAAACCAAACGGCTGCAAG GTTGCAGTTCTCCTAATTGACACCCAGGGGGCGTTTGACAGCCAGTCCACCATCAAAGACTGTGCCACGCTGTTTGCTTTAAGCACGATGACCAGCTCCGTCCAG GTGTACAATCTCTCTCAGAACGTCCAGGAAGATGacctccagcacctccag CTCTTCACAGAGTATGGGAGACTGGCCATGGAAGAGGTTTACGAGAAACCTTTTCAG accctgatgtTCCTGATCCGAGACTGGAGTTATCCCTATGAACATCCCTACGGCCTGCAGGGAGGACACAGCTTTCTGGAGAAACGACTACAG gtgaAGCAGAACCAACACGAGGAGCTGCAGAACGTCAGACAGCACATTCACTCCTGTTTCTCCAACATCAGCTGCTTCCTTCTGCCGCACCCCGGCCTCAAGGTTGCCACCAACCCCCAGTTTGATGGCCGCATCCGAG ATATTGACGAAGAGTTTAAAAAGGAGCTGGTGAATCTGGTTCCTACACTGCTCGCTCCAGAGAACCTGGTGGAAAAGGAGATCGGAGGAGTGAAAGTCACCTGCCGAGACCTCCTTCATTATTTCAAA GCCTACATGAAGATCTACCAAGGGGAGGAGCTTCCACACCCAAAGTCAATGTTACAG GCAACAGCTGAAGCCAATAACCTGGCAGCTGTGGCTGGAGCCAAAGACATCTACAACAAGAGCATGGAGCAG CTCTGCGGCGGAGACAAACCCTATGTCTCACCGTCCGAGCTGGAGTGCCGACACGTTGAGCTGCGGCAGGCATCCGTCCGACACTTCCGCACCATAAAGAAGATGGGCGGCGAGGAATTCTGCCAGCGTtaccaggagcagctggaggCAGAGCTCGACGACATGTACGCCAACTTCACTAAGCACAACCATGGCAAGAACATCTTCTTCGCCGCGCGCACGCCCGCCATCCTGTTCGCCGTGATGTTCGTCATGTACGTGGTGTCGCTGGTGACAGGCTTCGTGGGGATCAGCTCGGTGGCGACGCTGTGTAACTTCGTGATGGGCGTGGCCTTGGCCTCCCTTTGCACCTGGGCCTACGTCAAATACTCTGGCGAGTTCCGTGAGCTGGGTGGAGTCATCGACCGGGTGGCTGAGACCCtctgggaacag AAGACTCCGCGTAAG gtgttctccaagctgttCGAGGTGGCACGCAGTCGAGTCCCGTTGGGCGGTCTGGTTCCGACGAGTCGACACACGCCGGCCTCCAACAACAACATCAAGAAGAAGAACTAA